Genomic window (Saccharothrix australiensis):
GGCCGAAGCATTGGGCGGTGACGACCGCTTCGGCCCGCTGGACGTGGCGTGGCCGGCGAACGTCGTGCGGGCCGCCGATGACGCCTACTCGTTCGCCGTGTCCGGCGGTGGTGGAGCGTTGTTCGCCGCCCCGCTGGAGATCGGCGACGTCCTGGGGCTGCTCACCGCCGTTCCGGTCGAGGAACGCGTCGCCGAGATCGCCCGCGTCCGGGTGACGCCGTGCGCGGACGACGCGGGTGTGGAAGCGCTCGCGGCCGCGACTCCGCTCCGCAAGTGGGTGAGCTTCGAAACCACGATCGACAGCGTCCGGTACTGCTACCACCACGGCGGGTGGGTGCGGATCGGCGAGGGCTTCGTCGAGCAGCTCCACAACCAGGTAGGGGGATTGCTGAGCAGGCGCAGCGCGCTGTCCTTCCCGCTGTGGACCCCCACCGGGAAGCAGAACGACGAGCACCTGTACTGCCGGCAGGCGGCGTCGCAGCTGGGCGGCATCGTCCTGGACCGCGACCTGGCCACCACGCCACTGCACAAGAAGTTCGAGCTGTGCGACCTGGTGGGCCCGTCGGGTGAGATCGTGCACGTGAAGTGGCTCGGCGGGGCCCCGGCCGCGAGCCACCTGCTTACTCAGGCGCAGGTCTCGGCGGAGTCCCTGCGGTTCGAGCCGGAAGCGCTGGTCGAGTTCAACCGGCGCGTCGCGGTAGCCGACCCGACACTGGTGAAGTCGGACGGACCCACCACCGTGGTGTTGGCCGCAGCCGGTCGCCCGTGGAACGTCGACCGCCTGTTCAGCTTGTCGCAACTGTCCCTGTTGCGACTGGACCAACGGATGCGCCGCCTCGGCCTCCGTCTGGAGTTCGCCGACATTCCCTATGTGGCCAAGAGGAAGCGGAGCACACTCGCCGCGTGACCCGATCAGGCTGTGCACCACCGGGGCACGCGGTGGTGCACCGGCTGGCTCAGGCGGTCGCTGCACACTCCACGGCGCTGGCAATGAAGGCGGCAGCGGAAGTCACCGTCGGCGGTACGGCGGTCGTTGGAAGGAGGACCTAGAGCCTGTCCTCAAAGCCGGTGGTAGTGATCTGCTTTGATCTTAGGTTGTGGTGCGTAGGCACGAGTTGACCGATGAGCAGTGGCAGGCCATCGAGCCCCTGCTGCCCGCCTCGGGTGTGAAGGGGCGCCCGCGGGTGGACGACCGTCGGGTGATCAACGGAATGCTGTTCAAGGCCAGGACCGGGGTCGCCTGGCGTGACCTGCCCGAGCGCTACGGGCCGTGGAAAACGGTCTACAACCGCTTCTGGCGCTGGTCGCGCAACGGCACCCTCACCGTACTGGTGACGAAGGTCCGCGTCATCGCCGAGGCGATCGACGAGCTCGACCGCGAGGTCGCCGTGGACTCCGGCGTCGTGCGCGCCCACCAGCACGCCGCCGGCGCCCGCCGCGCGAGCCCGACCGCATCCCACACCGGGGGCCGGTCGGGTCGTGCGACGGGCACAGCGAGCCAGGTGATCATGCCATCGGCCGCTCCCGGGGCGGACCCACCACCAGGATCCACCTCGCCTGCGACGGCCACGGCCGACCACTGTCGATCGTCCTGACCGGCGGCAACGTCAACGACTGCACCATGTTCACCCGCGTCATGGCCGGCATCGAGTTCCGCCGACCGGGACCGGGACGACCGGCGACCAGACCCACACGGGTCATCGCCGACAAGGGCTACCCGTCCCAGGCGATCCGCTCCCACCTGCGCAAACGAGGTATCCCGGCCACGATCCCGGAACGCCGTGACCAGCAGAACAACCGTAAACGCAAAGGCCGAACCGGCGGACGACCACCGGCCTTCGACCGCACCGCCTACAAGCGCCGCAACGTGGTCGAACGCTGCTTCAACCGACTCAAGCAGTTCCGCGCCATCGCCACCCGCTTCGACAAGACCGCCACCTCCTACCGAGGCATGATCGACCTGGCCACCCTGCTCATCTGGCTTTGAGGACACGCCCTAGGCAGGACCGTTCCACCACCCACCGAGCAAGGCAAACACGGACGCCCTGTTTTGGCACCCCGCTTGGTCGAATGGATCATGGGTCTGCCCGAAGGCTGGGTGACCGATCTCCCTCTCAAGCGTGTCGTGCAACTCCGCGTACTCGGGAACGGCGTCGTTCCGCAACAGGCGGCATACGCCGTGCAGCTCATGCTCGCCGACCTCGTCACGTCCGGGGTTCCGAACGAAGGCGAGGTGCAAGCGGCATGACATCCTCGACTTCATCGCCGGTGTCAATGCCGACACTTCGCCTCCTGTCACTCGGAGCGGGAGCGCAAAGCACCGCCGTCCTACTGCTCGCCTGCGAAGGCGAGATCCCGAAGTTCGATTATGCGCTCTTTGCGGATACCGGCTGGGAGCCACGAGCGGTCTATGCCAACCTGAACCGACTCCGCATCGTCGCCGAGTCCAGCGGCATACCCATACGCAGGGTTTCCGCTGGCAACATCCGCACCGATGCGCTCGACCCTCGACATCGATTCGTGTCCATGCCCCTGCACACGCTCAACCCGGACGGATCACGCGGCCTGGCACGAAGGCAATGCACAAACGAATACAAAATTACGCCGCTCAAGAAGGCCGCCCGCGAACTCCTGGTATACCCGCACCCCCGCCGAGTCCCGCGTGGCGTCTACGCCGAGCAAGCCATCGGTATCAGCACCGACGAGTTTACCCGCGCCAAGGACTCGGGACTGCGGTTCCTGCGCAACGTGTTCCCGCTGATCGAGCTCGGTCTGGACCGAGCGGGCTGTCTGGACTACCTCGCCGAGCGGGGGTTCGCCAACACGGTGAAGTCGGCGTGCGTCGGCTGTCCGTTCCACGGCAATGCCGGCTGGCGGTGGATCCGCGACAACGACCCGGACGGCTGGATCGAGGCGGTCGAGTTCGACAAAGCCGTTCGGCACGGCCACCCCCGCGCGACGGCCCAGGGCAGGCCGCTTCGTGGCCAGTACTTCCTCCACCGCTCCTGCGTCCCCTTGGACCAGGTCGACCTTGACGCCCTGGCTGGACGCGAACGACACCTCACTTCCGTCGCCGTCCATCCGCCGGAAGACGCCGACCCGGACGGGTGCTCGCCGTGGTCCTGCCGGTCCGGTGCGTCGGTCGACACGGAAGCGGCTGCGTGACCGCGATGGCGGACACGATCGAGGTATCGGCCGTTCGGGGTAGAGGGCGCTACTTTTCGTCGGCGGCCCGCGGTCATGCCGTGGGCGTCGCGCTGATCGTTGCGGGGGTGGGGCATGGAGTCCGCTGATTTCGGCGAGTTCGTGCGTGTCGTCCTGCCGGACGAGGTCGTAGAGTTCCTCGCCGCGTTGACGACGCTCGCACGTACGTGGGCCGAGCGGGCACCGGCCGATCCCGACGCGTTGCTGACGGCCGAGCAGCTGGGGGAGTTGCTCCAACTCTCACCGCGGACGCTGAAGGACCAGGCCGCCGCCGGGGTGCTGCCGCACCACCGGTTCGGCAAGCACTACCGGTTCTCGCGCAGCGACATCAGCGCGATCCTGCGGCTTTCCCAGCAGTCGGAGAAGCCGCGGCGCAGGCGCCTGGACATCGCCTGACGGGTGGGTGACAGCGCCTTCATCGACCGGAGCAGGAAGGGACGCATGTGGCATACGGACAACCAGACGGATCGAGCGGGTGGCGGGCCCGGTACAAACGGCCGGACGGCACCTGGGGGAGCAAGGCGGGATTCTCCTCGGAGAAGGCTGCCGAGGAGTGGGGTGCTGAGCAAGAGGCGTTGATCCGTAGGAACATGTGGATCGACCCGAGGGATGCTGAGACACCGTTCGGTGAGTTCGCCGAGGAGTGGTATGAGGCGGTGGCGCCGCGTCTCGAACTGAACACCCAGGTCAAGTACCGGTCGTACCTGGACAACCACCTGCTGCCGCGGTGGCGGGCATGGCCGATGATCGGCATCTTCAACGGCTACGTCGAGATCGAGCGGTGGCTGTCGTGGTTGCACGATGAGGAGTACGCCGAGTCGAGCATCGCTTCGATCTTCGCCACGTTCTCCACGATCCTCAACGCCGGGGTCCGGGCGAAGATCATCCCGGCCAATCCGTGCTACGGCGTGAGGGTCACCGGTGGCGAGTTCGAGAACGAGCGCTTGGTCGCCACTCCTGTCCAGGTGCTGCGGGCGGCGATGAGGTTGTACGAGTCGGAGATGGGTCTGTCCGGGTTCACGCTGTGCTTGCTCGACTTCTACACCGGAGGCCGCTGGAGTGAGCTGGTCGGGCAGGAGCGACACGAGTACGACGAGGAGGAGCGGGCGATCACCGTCCGGTATCCCCTGAAGGAGGTCAACGGGAAGCTGCTCAAGGCCGGTACCGAGGTGTCACACGACCGGCCGATGTCGAGGCCCGACGTGGGGCATGTCACTCCCCGCCGTACGAAGGGCAAGCGTGGTAGAACGAAGACTCCGGCGGGGACACGGCCGATCGTGCTGCCGCCGAGCATCGCTGTGTTCTACGAGACACTCCTCGACAGCCACCGTGGATCGTTCGTGTTCACGTCGCCGGATGGCACCCTGCTGCGTCGGAGCAACTTCCGGCAGAGGTTCTGGCGGCCGGCGTGGGACGGCCGCAAACCGGACCAGCCGAGTGCGCGTGATCACGTTCCGGCGATCCTGCCCTGGATCACCTTCCATGAGGGTCGACACACCCACGCGACGTGGATGGTGGAGGACGGTGTGCCACAGGTCGCACGCCGGGCGAGGCTCGGGCAGAAGATGAAGGGCATCGCCAGGGTCTACGACCATGTGACGAGCGTCATGAAGGCTCAGTTGATCAGCGGACTCGAAGCCCGGTGGCGCGGGTCGTTGTTGGCGCTGCGGGACGACGAGTTGGCCACAATCATCGGATGGTTCCCGCACCTGCGAGCCACGGTCGCGGACCTACGAGCACTACCGTCCGAGCGTGCCATCGCCATCGCCTTTGATCTTGCACGACATGCAAGAAGCCCGGCCTCAAGATCGAGGACCGGGCTTCTGACCTGCGTACTTCGGTGGTGGACGATACTGGGATTGAACCAGTGACCCCTACCGTGTCAAGGTAGTGCTCTCCCGCTGAGCTAATCGTCCGAGGCGGAGACGGGAATCGAACCCGTGTACAGGGCTTTGCAGGCCCTTGCCTAAGCCACTCGGCCACTCCGCCATGTTTCCCGAATGCTAGCACCCAGGAAGTCTGGCCTGAGCCCAAGGGGCCCTCTGCCGAGCGGATGACGAGACTCGAACTCGCGACCCTCACCTTGGCAAGGTGATGCGCTACCAACTGCGCTACATCCGCATGCCCCGTGGATTTCAGGAACTCCCGGCCCTTTTGGGGCTTGTCGTTGCTGTCTTCCTCGGTGCAGGAGGAACTTTATTACATCCCCCTCCACGGGATCAAATCGGGGGGTCCTTCGACCTCTCGCAGGCCCGCTACCTGCGCTTTCAGGTCAGGTCGTTGGAGATCAGGTGGGTCAGGGCCTCGTCCACGTCGACCCACAGGTGCTCGTTGCCCGGCACCACGACGTCGTACGTGCGGTCCAGGAAGTCGGCCAGTTCCTGTGCCGACGCCTCGAACATGGCGTGTCCGGACGGCGAACTCAGTTCGATCACGACGACCTCGGGGTCGTCGGCGGCCGGGCGGATCCGGACGTCGCCGTCTCCCGCGTCGGCGATCAGGCCGTCGGCGAGCAGGTCGCGGGCGAACACCCACTCGACCCAGCCGGCCCGGCCGGTGCGGAACGCGGCGACCACCGCGTAGGGGTCTTTCGTGTCATAACGAAGCTCCACCTGCACCGGGACCGCGGGGGTCCGTGGTGCCAGCAAGTCGAAGACCGCTGTAGAGCGGAGTGTTACGTGATCATTGCGCATCGTCGCTAACCTCTTCTCCCTTCCGATCCAGGAAACGACCGAGTCGGCCTGCTGTGACGTGTTTGTGGCGAGGAACGCTCGACATGCCCCGTTTTGTCACCCGTTCGGGGCCACTGGACTCCACTGGGCTACCACCTCGCTGCGTTCCGTGTCCACGCAACCCGCGCCGCACCACATCTTGCTGGGTTTGCCCGGAGGTCGGTACCGGCTGTTGCGCGAATGTTGGGTGGAAGGTCATCCCGGATGGCCGGCGCACCTCTCCGCCGTCCTCGTCGGCACCTGGGGGCAACCCCTCGGGCGCGTCGTCGGCCGAGCGGATATCCGCAGGTAGCCGCGTTGCCCTCGCCAACTCTACGGCCGTCGCGGGTCACTGCCTACCCGTCCACGCGGCGTGTCGACACGTCGGATACGAGGCCGGTTCGGTGTTCCGACCGGCGCGCCGATGGTCAAATCGCGCACTTCGCCATGTCACGAAGGATGTCACCGGTATCGGGGTCGCCCGATGAACTGCAAAACTGTGAAGAGTGAGTGGTGGGCCCAATGTGAAGACGACGGCGGGTTGAACGATCAAGGAACGGCAAACGGGACTTCGGCGCGCTTGACGTCTTCGTTCCGCGGGGCGCGGGTTCGGACTGCCGAAGAGAAGGTGGTCCTCGTCACGGCGTCGCCCGTTGGGCGTCGCCGGAGCGGTCCCTCTTCGCCGCCGCTCGGACGTCGCCAAATTCCATCACCTCGGGCCAGGTCGCGGCGTGGTGCGGGATGATGTGCGCATGACGACCGAGCAGCGCGACGAGACGGCCGAGTCGAACGGTGGCCACCGGCCTTGGTTCCGCCGCAATCCCGCGCTGAACCTGACCTACCGCATCGGCGTGGGCGTGGTGGGCGGGCTCGTGCTGGTCGCGGGCATCCTCATGATCCCGTACCCCGGACCGGGCTGGCTCGTGGTGTTCGCGGGTCTGGCGATCCTGGCGACCGAGTTCGCGTGGGCCGGTCGGCTGCTGCGGTTCGCGAAGAGGTACTACGACGGGTGGGTCGCGTGGCTCAAGCGGCAGAACCTGTTCGTGAAGGCTCTCGTCCTCACCGCCACGGGCCTGGTGGTCGTCGTGACGTGCTGGGTGCTGGGCGCGTTCGCGCTGGTCGGAGGCTGGTTCGGTCTGGAGTGGCCGTGGTTGGGGAGCCCGATTTTTGGATCCGGGGGATGATGTTGTAAGCTATGGCCACACCGCGAGAGCGGGGCGGAAAAGAGAACACGGGCGTTTAGCTCAGCGGGAGAGCGCTTCGTTCACACCGAAGAGGTCACTGGTTCGATCCCAGTATCGCCCACAGTGTGTCTTACCTGGTCAACGGCTCGTAGACGATCGTCGTCTGCGGGCCGTTGACCGTTCGTGGGAGCAAAATGGGAGCAACTGATCTTGACCACAGTTGTTGCTCCGAAGAGGTCACAGGGTTTGCTCCCATACTGCTCCCACCGGGCTTGGAGTCCGGCGAGCATCGCGGCGACCATCGGCCGGGTGACGTGCGAGTAGACGCCCATGACGCCGCGGAACTTGTGTCCGATCCTCTTGTGCTGCAGTACTTCGGGAACGCCGTCCTCGATGAGCCACGTCTTATGGGTGTGGCGCAGGTCGTGGAAGTGCATGTGCGGTTTGACCGGTGTCCAGCCCAGCGTCGTGTCGCCCCGCAGCGCGGGTAGGTAGCCAGACCCGTCGGCGGAAGTTGGAGCGGCGGTGCAGGCCGCCGTCCTGGCCGGTGAATACGAACCACGCCGTCGGCTTCTCACACCGCAACTCCGCCAGTAGTTCGGCGAGGAACTTCGGTAGGTGGACGGTCCGGACGCTGGCCGGTGTCTTGGGCGGGCCGAGCTCGAGCTTGCTGTGCAGTTCGTGTAAGCGCGCCGTCGCGGGCGTCGATGCGGATCTCCTGCTTGTCCAGGTCGACCCGGGACCACTGCAGCCCGGCCAGTTCACGCCAGCGCATGCCGGTGTAGGCCGCGGTGACGATCTGGACGGCGTTACCAGCCGATGTCCGTTCGGCCAGCGCGGTCACCTCGTCGGGGTCGGCGTGAGGCCGCTCGGGCTGATCGCCGGAGTTGAGCCGCAGTTTGCGGCACGGGTTCGGTCCGATGAGTCCCTCGTCGACCGCCTCGCCCAGGATCATTGACAACAGCCCGACGACGTCGGCGACGCTGCGCTCGCTCAACGACCGACGCAACGTCTTGGCCCACGCCTTGATCACCATCCGCGACAACTCGCCCAACTCCGTGCCGGCGAAGCGGGGCAGGATGTGGTTGCGCAGATGCGAGTCGTACGTCGCCGCGGTGACACCGCTGACGTCGTGCGCCTCGACCCACCGGGCGACCCACTCGCCCACGGAGGTCTTCGCCAGCCGCGGATCGACGAACCTGTCCCGCCGGTGGTCCGACTCGACATCCGCCGCGCGGTCCTCGGCCTGCCGACGTGTCGCGAACCCCTTCTCCGAGTACAGCGACCCGTCCTCGAGTCGGTACCGCACTCGGAACCCGTCGCCGTGTTTCTCCACCCATGCCATGAAAGCAGCGCCTTTCGCTCGATCACTGTGTCCGCCCGGGACCGGGCGGACACAGTGACGCTCCATATCGCCCAGAGAACAACGGATCTGTGGTCAGCGGCGCCGAGAACCAGGCGGGCGCGTCACCGGCCGGTCGGCACGGGACGCGTCCCCGCGGGCCGGCCGGGCCCCACGCCGGACGATCGCGCGCAGATCCGCCTCGGAGAACCGCAGATGCTTGCCCAGGAACGTGCACGGGATCTCGCGTCGCCCGGCCATACGCCGCAGCCACGACTCCCGCACCGACAGCACCCGTGCCACCTGGGCCGGGGTGTGCAACAGCAGCGTGTCGCGCACCCGCCCGGCGTCGGGTGTGTCGAGCGGCGGCGTCGTCGCCTCACCGGCGTGATGGTTGGCGGCCGAGCCGTCCGCCAATCGAAGATCGTCATGAGTGGTCACGGGCCTCCGTAGGGGAGCGGTGTCGCGCGTACCGCGCGTTGAACACCCCTGAACTCCGGAAAAGGACCCCCGAGGGGACACATCCGCGACAGATTCCCCACTTGACCGATCCCGGAAAGGCTTCCTCAACCTCCGATGCTTCAAATCCTGTCGTCCCGACGGTCGGAGGAAGCCCGCTGTATCTGTGCGATAAGCGCAGGTCAATGGGCTTTTTCGTATGCTCGTGATGATCTTGTGATTAATCACGGAACGGTAACTAAGTGATCTTCACGGGCGTTGTGAAGGAGCGGATCGGGAGCGACTCGCTCCTGATTTTTTGCCAACGTCGTAGGGGGTCGCCACCCGTTCGGGTGGATCTGCCGTACTTGCCCGAACCGTGGCCGGTGTGCGCGAACCGACGTCAACCGGCGTTGTTCGGGAGGGTGGGTGCGGTGTTGTCGGGCCGGCCGGGTGTGGGGTCGTGCCGGGCCGGTGTTGCCTGGGTTGGTGCGGGGCTTGGACCTTGGGGCGGAGCGGGTTTGGCGTTGATCGCCGTGGTGGTGTCCGGTTGGTGGGTGGAGAGGATGTTGTGGGTCAGGTTGCGGTGGGCAGATGTAGGCCCACTGCGTGGTTGCTGGTGCTTGGGTGTCATGTGCTTGGTGGTTCGGAACCTGGAGCGTGACGCGACACGACGCCGTGGGGCTCCGAAGTCGACGGCGGCGTGTCGTTCAGGCGGGTGGGATTTTCAGGTGGTGGCGACCAGATTTAAAAGCTCCTAACACAATGGGGTGACGGTGCCTCGATGCGGTTGAGCAGGGTGATCGTCGGGCCGATGGGTGAATGTGTCGAAGCCGTGGCTGGTCGGTGACGGATTGTGGGAGCTGGTCGAGCCGTTGATTCCGGTGCCGCCGCGCCGGTTCCGCAACCCCGGTCGACGTCGATTACGGACCGGTCGTGCCTGCAGGGCATCCTGTGCGTGCTGCACACCGGCATCGGCTGGGAGCATCTGCCTCGGGAGCTCGGCTTCGGCTCGGGCATGACCTGTTGGCGCCGTCTGCGGGACTGGAACGAGGCCGGGGTGTGGCAGCGGCTGCACGAGGTGCTGTTGGCCAATCGCGGGCGGCCAACCGGATCGACTGGTCCCGCGCGGTGGTCGACTCCTCGCGCGTCCGGGCGCTAAAAGGGGGCCGTCGACCGGGCCGAGCCCGGTCGACCGCGGCAAGACCGGCTCCAAGCACCACCTGATCACCGACGGCGGCGGCATTCCGCTCGCAGTGATCCTCATGTGTTCCACAGCACACCGCTCTGATGGTCGCTCATCACGAGGTAGAGCGCCAGCGGCAGGAACATGGCGCGGTCGAGTTCGGAGACGAACTTGAGCTCGTAGACCTGGCCGTCGTGCACGGCATCGGCGACACCCACGAAGGTGATCGGTGTCGCCGCCGGTGCCGCGACTGCTGTGCCGGACAGGTCCATCGGCACCTGCGCCGCGCAGTCGCGCGGGAGCTGTGTCGCCAGTCGTCTGGTCGGTGCGTCGCGCACCTCGCCGCTGACTTTTCGGGTGGACCTGGAAATTCGCTTTGCTGTAGGCGTAGGGGCGGTCGCTGGCGGAGCTGAGACGCAGCCGATTGGCGATCTGGTCGTCCTACTCCAGAAACGTTCTCTGATGCGATGGGTGGTTATGCCGGTCGCTGTACACGGCGGTGGCCCTGCGGATGCCTGTCGCATCCACAGGGCCACTTGTCGGGTCTATAGCTCTGCTCGCGGTGGGAAGTCGTTGATGGCGTCGGCGAGGTACTGCGCTATCTGGTTGTGATAGGCGGTATTGGGTTGGTTGTTGGTGAGGTACTGCGAGGCGAGCTGGTTGGGGTTGGTCGTATCGCGAACGGCGGCGTCGTAGTCGACGACGTAGTCGGCTTGGACGTCGCTGTAGTTGTTCAGGAGTAGGTGGTTGAGGTTGCGGCGTTCGGCTTCTCGCGGGTCGTTGGCGTCGAGTCCCAGTGGGGGGACGGTGGTGACGATGATGTGGACCCAGTCGCCGTCGGGCCGCTTGTGCCGTTTGAGTCCCTTTGCGCTGTTCGTGCTGATGACGTTCTTGATGTTGTCGCGCACCTCGGTTGCGGTGGCTCCGCTGAGGATGTCGGTGGCGCCGACGGCGATGAGGACGGTGCGGAGGTTGGGTGCGCCGAGGGCGGTGTGGTGGAGGTCGGTGGTGGCGTTGGCGGTGGTGAGGGTGCCGGTGTTGATGGGTGGGTTGAGGGTTTTCTGGCGGTAGGTGAGGTGGATGTCGCCTGGGCTGAGGAGGCGTTGGTGGACGCGGACGTCGGCGACGGCGCCGTTGTAGTAGTCGGTGGGGTTGCCCGCGTACTTGGCGCGGCCGATGGTGAAGGGGCCGTTGGCGGTGAAGAGGTTGACGCCGTGGAGGCTGTCCTGGAGTTCGCCGTTGACGTAGAGGCGGGTGGTGCCGGTCGCGGCGTCGTGGGTGGCGGCCAGCTGCGTCCAGGTGTTGAGGGTGGGCTCGGTGCGGGAGACGAGTCGGCTGCCGCGGTCTGGTAGTGCGTCGAAGGGGATGACGGACAGCGACCAGCGTCGGTGGGCGGGAGAGTATTGGAGGTAGAAGGGGTTGTAGGTGTTGCCGTCCTGGCTGAGCAGTGTCTGCCACGAGTCCAGGGAGTGGATCTTGGTCCAGGCGGTGACGCTGAAGTTCTTGCTGGTATCGATGGCTTTGCTCGCGGTGAGGTGGCCGTTGGTGCCGTTGAGGATGAGGGAGCCGCCGTTGTCGGTGCTCCAGGTGACGCCGCCGTGGATGGTGGCGTGGTTGCTGCCGGCGAGGTCGCGTGCGGTGGTTCCGGTGCCGTCGGTCATGCGCCAGCGTGCGGTGTCGGGGACGCCGGCGCGGCTGGCGTTGACCAGGCCGCCGGGGATGCTTCCGCCGGTGGCGGCGAGTTTGGCGGGTAGTTCGTCGACCCAGGTGTTGCGCTGGGCGCTGCCGGGGGGTGCGGTGGCGGTGAGGCTGTCGCCCAGCACGACGACGGTGCCCTGGCCCGCGTCCGGGGTGGACATCTCGACGCCGGTGACGAAGTAGCTTCCGGTGAGCGTGGTGGTGAACGGTGTGCCGTCGGTGTTGGTCACGGTGTTGCCGCCTGCCAGGAACGTGGGCGCGGTGGCGTTGCCGTGGGTGGGGGCGAGGGTGGTCGCGGTGGGCAGGTGGAGGCTGACGACGAGGTTGCCGTTGCCTCCGCTCGGTACCGCCACCGGGTCGGTGTAGACCTCGCCACCGGCCGGCAGGGTGACCGAGGTCTTGCCGCTGAACGTCAGCGGGGTCGGGGCCGCGATCGCCGAGTCGGTGCCGGCCTGGCCTGCCAGGGTGGCCGCGTCGATGGTGACGGGGGAGGTGTTGAGCGCGTTGGACAGTTTCACCCGCACCTGGCCGCCGGTGACGCTGGGCTTGAGGACCGTGCGCAGGGTCTTGTCGGCGAAGCCGTGACCGCCGGGCGGGACGACCGCGGCGTCGGACGGCGCTGCCCAGGCTCCGACCCAGCCGGTGTCGACGGGCCTGGGTGCCATCGCGAGCACGTGCAGGGCGGCTGACGGGTCGCAGGTGCCGCGCAGGAGGGCGGTGCCGTAGTTGGGCAGCGTGATCGACTTGATGGTCTTGCTCGGTTCGGCGGGCAGGAAGACCGGGGTGATCACGGGCTGGAGATGCCGTTCCTGACCGAGTCCGACATTCCGGTAGGGCAGGACGATCCCGGTGGTGTCCTTGGGGGTCCACACCCAGTCGCGGAACTCGGGGACAAGCGGGTTGCTGGTGGTGCCGTCGGTGTAGGTGATGGTGGCCAGCCGCGGGCTTGAGGTGCCGCAGGTGCTGATCGCCAGCAGGCCGACGGCGCTGGCCTTGATCTGTTGGTGCGCCGGGAACGGGATGGTCTGGCCGGTTGCCACGACGTTGTCGTTGCCGTTGGCCGGGTTGGGGTGCGGCAGGGCGAACGCCGCGCCGTTGACCATCACGGTGGTGCCGGGTACGAGCCCGGCTGCGGCGAGGGTCTGCGTGGACAGTGATCCGCCTTGGAAGTCCAGGTTCCCTGCGGTGGTGCCGTCGCTGCCGATGCCCTTGTTGTTCATGGCGTCGGTGAAGCTCGCCGCGGTGACGTTGTTGATCGGCTGGACGGTCAGGTAGTCCAGTCCGAGGATGTGCCGCGGTGCCACCGAGTCGGGGTTCGGTTCGACCGACCGGAAGGTGATCCGGTGTTCACCGGCCGTCAGGTGCGCGCCGCCGATGTTGGTGTGCCTGGTGGCGACGGAGGTGTGGTAGCCATCGATCGGACGGGTGTCGGTGTTGCCGATGACGATGTCGTCGACCTTGACGGTGTACCGGCCGCGGTTGTTGTTGGCGACCAGGCCCAGTCCCAGGGCGTAGTCGGCTTCGATCGGGGTGGTGAACGTGAGGGTGAGGGCTTGGCCGGTGTTGTCGGCTTCGAACCGGCGCATCCCGGAGCTGTTCCAGTCGAGCGCGGGGTTACCCGGCCAGTAGGTGACTGGTCGGTCGTTGCTGTGCACCGCCAGTGTCTCGGCGTCGAGCTTCACGGTCGGGGACAGGTCGAGGTAGTCGATACCGCCGGTGAACTGGGTGGCCGTGGAGTCCGGCTTCTTGGCGATCGACACGCCGAGTTCGTGTTGTCCTGCGGTGAGGTGAAGTCCGGCGATCTGCTTGTCCAGCACGGTCGTCGTCGGTTTGGTGCCGCCTTGGTGGACATCGCTGACCGCGAACCCGTCGAGGGTGAAGGCCACCTGGTCCGGCAGTGCGGCGTTGTCGACCAGGCCGACGTCGACGTTGTAGTCACCGGCAGTGGATACGGTGAACGGGAACTTGGCCACGGTGCCGCTGGCGGTCGAGGTCAGCTTCACGTACTTGC
Coding sequences:
- a CDS encoding LamG-like jellyroll fold domain-containing protein, whose translation is MLAALTAAALMVQTAVGLPPPASAAPAEPPAPTDEHTPAEKTALTEAQRTGQPVPVEESLTETTAVLANPDGTFTLRSSARPVRTNKNGRWQDVDTSLAPNADGSLTPAAAPVDMSFSGGGTQPLVTMRDGNKQFSLSWPTPLPTPVIDGSSAVYPELLPGVDLRLTASSTGYSEVLVVKSQQAAANPALTSFKLHASTTGLDLTQTHDVISAHDDTGRVVFQGSTPIMWDSTESPQRGPAPTPTDPGGAKVSALDVDLAAADTGLSTAAELTVTPDQDALRGEDVVYPVYIDPVLSRNHDGWAEVTDTGWYYWNANMNAQVGRCGNWNNCNGSWVARSFFRFSLNDIRERNGRKPMVFDATLYATQTHGTSCTEQKVSLYQTDPFDESTRWPGPNGGEVDTKASAAGDQCGGAGAIGFNALSPVTGFIENSWWSYLHVGLRSPDENNRDQWKKFANNPYVDVTFAFPPNDPTGLAVGNAITCTGRIITPDAHPTLYATATDNNDSPLNIGLYYEVWNDAADKKVAANNGNVVIASGTQGQWVTDTNLGNGDYRLRVTAENRFPGDSKKNLWSKGWSSWLPFTTRGNPITATPTINSKDYPADNWGRPQNLPGTFTFDAKGAPHIVGFTYTFDGAGTERVPNTDDCNYNQTFGTTGGWIANNGGKATITVPAGLSPGYHTLHVRSFDDAHKLSPESTAYRFHIAPTYTAPAPTQRIEAETLTGTGLPTSVTNDAAASGGKYVKLTSTASGTVAKFPFTVSTAGDYNVDVGLVDNAALPDQVAFTLDGFAVSDVHQGGTKPTTTVLDKQIAGLHLTAGQHELGVSIAKKPDSTATQFTGGIDYLDLSPTVKLDAETLAVHSNDRPVTYWPGNPALDWNSSGMRRFEADNTGQALTLTFTTPIEADYALGLGLVANNNRGRYTVKVDDIVIGNTDTRPIDGYHTSVATRHTNIGGAHLTAGEHRITFRSVEPNPDSVAPRHILGLDYLTVQPINNVTAASFTDAMNNKGIGSDGTTAGNLDFQGGSLSTQTLAAAGLVPGTTVMVNGAAFALPHPNPANGNDNVVATGQTIPFPAHQQIKASAVGLLAISTCGTSSPRLATITYTDGTTSNPLVPEFRDWVWTPKDTTGIVLPYRNVGLGQERHLQPVITPVFLPAEPSKTIKSITLPNYGTALLRGTCDPSAALHVLAMAPRPVDTGWVGAWAAPSDAAVVPPGGHGFADKTLRTVLKPSVTGGQVRVKLSNALNTSPVTIDAATLAGQAGTDSAIAAPTPLTFSGKTSVTLPAGGEVYTDPVAVPSGGNGNLVVSLHLPTATTLAPTHGNATAPTFLAGGNTVTNTDGTPFTTTLTGSYFVTGVEMSTPDAGQGTVVVLGDSLTATAPPGSAQRNTWVDELPAKLAATGGSIPGGLVNASRAGVPDTARWRMTDGTGTTARDLAGSNHATIHGGVTWSTDNGGSLILNGTNGHLTASKAIDTSKNFSVTAWTKIHSLDSWQTLLSQDGNTYNPFYLQYSPAHRRWSLSVIPFDALPDRGSRLVSRTEPTLNTWTQLAATHDAATGTTRLYVNGELQDSLHGVNLFTANGPFTIGRAKYAGNPTDYYNGAVADVRVHQRLLSPGDIHLTYRQKTLNPPINTGTLTTANATTDLHHTALGAPNLRTVLIAVGATDILSGATATEVRDNIKNVISTNSAKGLKRHKRPDGDWVHIIVTTVPPLGLDANDPREAERRNLNHLLLNNYSDVQADYVVDYDAAVRDTTNPNQLASQYLTNNQPNTAYHNQIAQYLADAINDFPPRAEL